In the genome of Pontibacter actiniarum, the window CCTTCATGATCGCCTCTGACCCTTACCTGCAGCAGTTTGTGGATGAGTTTACCAAGGTGAACAACGGGCAGGCGTACTACAGCAGCCTGAAGGGCTTGGGCCACATGGTGTTCCGGGACTACAAGCAGAACCGCAGGAAGAACTTTTAGAGAACCTTACCGGGTGCTTTGCCTGAACCCGTACCGCCCGTGACCCGACCCGCCATGAAACGTGCCCTTTCCATCATACTGCCGTACCTGCTGGTGCAGCTCTGCACAGCGCTCCTGGCCTCGGGAGGCGCTATACTTTATGCGTTTACCGAGCTGCCGGGGCTGGTGCTGCTGGGGCTTTTCCTGCTGTTCCAGCTGGGTACCTATGTGCTGGTGCGGGGCGTGGAAAGTGCCGTGCAGCCGGGGCAGGGGCGTTGGCTGCGGGCGCTGCAGCAGGTGGTTGGCTCCGCGTTTATCGTAACGCTGCTGATTATACTTGCCGTTGTGTGCTGGATTGTGTTTGAGTACAGCATCTGGCGTCTTTCCGGCAACGGTGAGCTAGGCTATACTTTACACCTGGAGCACGTGGTGGTATCCGTGGTGCCGCAGGTGGCGGAGGTACTGGTGCTGGGGGAGGTGCTGCGGCAGGCATGGCAGTGGCTGCTATACCGGCCTTGGGCAGGCCAGCGCCTCACCGCCTCCGACTAAACTCCCGCTGCTTCCGTACAAAACATGCAGGCAGGTTACCAAATTTATACTTTCACGAATGTCGGTTACACGCTAACCGGTAAATGAGAACTGATACATGAACTACAGAGAAATTCCGGCTGAGAAACTACAACAGATAAAAACCCTAGGCCAGTTAAAAGCCGCTGGCTATGAACCGGAGAGCGTAAAGCAGGAGCTGCGCCGCAACCTCATCAAAAAGCTGCAGAACAAGGAGGAGATATTCCCCGGCATCTGGGGCTATGAGGAAACGGTGATTCCGGATATGCAGCGGGCCATACTTTCGATGCACCACGTAAACCTGCTGGGCCTGCGCGGGCAGGCCAAAACGCGTATTGCCCGCCAGATGATAGACCTGCTGGACGAGTATATCCCCGTGGTGCAGGGCTCCGAGCTGAACGACGACCCGCTGCACCCGCTCTCGCGCTTTGCCAAAGACATGGTGCAGGAGCACGGCGACGATACGCCTATCGGGTGGATGCACCGCTCCGAGCGCTACACCGAAAAGCTGGCCACGCCCGATGTGTCGGTGGCGGACCTGATCGGCGATGCCGACCCGATAAAGGCGGCTACCCTCAAGCTGCCGTATTCCGATGAGCGCGTGATTCACTTCGGCCTGATCCCGCGCTCGCACCGCGGCATTTTTGTGATCAACGAGCTGCCCGACCTGCAGGCGCGCATACAGGTGGCGCTGTTCAACATTCTGCAGGAGGGCGATATCCAGATCCGCGGCTTTAAAGTACGCATGCCCCTGGATATCCAATTTGTGTTCACGGCCAACCCGGAGGATTATACCAACCGTGGCTCCATCGTAACGCCGCTTAAAGACAGGATTGACTCCCAGATCATCACCCACTACCCTAAATCGATTGAGACGGGCAAGAAGATTACACAGCAGGAGGCAAAGGTAAAGGCCGGGCAAGGGGAGCTGGTGCAGACCAACGACATCATCGGCGACCTGATAGAGCAGGTGGCCTTTGAGGCGCGCGAAAGCGAGTATGTGGACGCAAAGAGCGGCGTGTCGGCCCGTTTAACGATCTCTGCCTACGAAAACCTGCTGAGTGCGGCCGAGCGCCGTGCCTTGCTGAATGGCGAGCGCCAAACTTACGTGCGGATAGCAGACTTTCTCAACACCATACCTGCAGTAACAGGTAAGGTAGAGCTAGTGTATGAAGGAGAGCAGGAGGGAGCCGGGCATGTGGCGCAGGTGTTGATGGGCAAAGCCATCCGCACGCAGTTCCTGCATTACTTCCCGGACCCGGACAAGGCCAAGAAGTTAAAGCAGGGCAACCCGTACAAGAAGATCACCGACTGGTTCGGCGACGGAAACGCCATCGATATCCTGAACGATGCCGCCAGCGGAGACTATAAAAAGGCCCTGCAACGTGTGCCGGGGTTGGCAGAGCTGGTAGAGAAGCAACAGCCCGATGCCAAAGGCGACGAAAAGCTGTTTATGATGGAGTTTGCCCTGCACGGCCTGGCCGAGCACAGCCAGCTCAGTAAAAACCGCCTCAGCACAGGCCTTCAGTTCAAAGACCTGCTCAGCGGGATGTTTACCATGCCCAGCTTCGGTGATGAGGAGGATGAAGACTATTAATCGAGTGCTGCGTCTCGAGTTATACTTTAGAAAAGGCAGGAGTTGTTAATACTCCTGCCTTTTTCTTTTACCTGCCAAGTAGTTCTCTTGCGATTTGCTCCCATTCCTCTTGCAGCGTAAGGGCTGGTCTGTGTTTGCCGGCTCTGCGGTACCAGTAGTCGGCGTTCCACGTGTCGCCCTCCTGGCGGTGCAGGTAGGCGTGTATCCAGGCGGCGGTTTGGTCGGGGAGGTCCTGGACCGTGGCGTGTGCTTGGTCCCAGTTTCCTTTTGCCTCGTGCCACAGCGCCTGCAGGTACACTGAGGTCTCCGGTGGGGGAGCATCGTGCTGCAGGCTTGCCTTAAAACTTCTGTAGTCCATGGGTGCAGTGGTTATGTGTGCTACCTATGCCCGGCCGGTGCTCAACGCTCTTCCTCCAGGCCTGTGGTTTTGCTTTTATACGTGTAACCCATACGGTAAACGGCGGCCCTTTGCCAGGTATAAACGCTATACTTGGCAAGCGTGTGTACTAGCGTATACACTGGCAGGTACATTCCTGCCCTATTGGGCTGTAATCGGTTGGCCAGTCAGCAGGAGGCGCTACATAAGGGATTCCTTTTCAGCGGTGCAGCCAGGTCCAGCCAGACGCCAGCAGGTGAAGCAAGGTGAGCCGTATGGTCGGAAAGCTTCCCCAAACTCTCTGTGAAACCCATTGCCCGGGAGCTGCCTTATCTGCTCTAAAAGCCTTGTGTTTGCTCAAATGTTGCACTCGATAAGCTTTACAGCGTCAGTAGCCACAGAGGTTTAACTTGTCCTGTGCATGAAGGGGCGCTGTGGCGAAGGCCTCCTGCGTGAAAAACCTGTACATTCTTTACCAAACGGAAACACCTGAAAGCTACACTGCCTGCGTTACAGCCGGCACTCAACGCCGAGGGAGAGTTGCAGAAGCTGCAGGTGCTTACCGCCGCCTTTGTTAAAGCTGCCGAAGTAATACATGTAGTCCGGGGTGAGGGTAATGGCGAGGTGGGGAGTGTGGTTGTACTTGGCTACAGCACCTGCCCCCACTCCAAACACGTTTTGGCAGTAGTCACGGACCAGCAGCGAGGTCTTTTCGCTGCGGCCGTCTCCGTAGGTGGTTTCTTCCTTTTTACTGCTGGCAAACAAGGCGCGAGCGCCTGCAGCGGCAAACACCTCCAGCTTTCCTGTGCCGGCTACGCGGTGGTCATAGTTAAGGTGTACCCCCTGTGCTTTAACGGTTACTTCTGTTTGGCTGGGTATCAAAGGGTCGGGGTGCAAGGTGCTGTAACCGTAGTCGAGCTCAGAGCGCAGTTTCATACTTGTCAGTTCCAGGCGTACCCTGCTCTTCTCGCTGATGTACACCCCCAGCTGGGCCGGAAAAACAACCCCTGCCTTGTTGCTGAAGCTGGCTCCGGCTTTGGCAGGGAGCCCGTTGTCTGTCGTGAAGACAGCGCCTGCCCCTGCACCAAAGAAGTACTTGCCCTGGCAAAAGCCGTAGGTGGAGAGGAGCGTAAAAGTGAGCAGGAGGATAAGCTGTTTCATGTGGTTATGGGGTAAATTTATGGATGGGATAGCGTGGCGCGCAACCGCCTGCCCACTGGCAGAGCTGTGTTTCTACCGGAGTGGGACAGGTGCGTGTGCTTATTTCTATTACTCCTCAAAGTTGTCGTAGTAGGTAAAGTCTTTCGTGATCTTTCCGTTCTCCACAGTGAAAATGGTACAGATGGGCAGCTCAAAGGCTGAGCCATCCGGTGCAGTGCCGCTCGATACGAACTCCACAACCACGTGTTTCTCCCCTGAAGGGTACAGCTGTACCACCCTGTCCTGCAAATCCGGGAACACCCCGTTTAGCTCGCTGTACTTCTGAGCCGTCTGTGCCCGTGTCTGCCTTACGATCCCCGGGCCCAGGGAGGGGTCTTTAAACTCTGCGGTTTCTGTGTACATGTCCGCCATCTTCTCCCAATCATGGTTGTTGAAGTGCTCAAAGTACTGGTTTACCAGCTTTACGTTTTCGGAGTCCATTGTTTCTTGGTTAGGGGTATCACATGAGTTTAAAGCCAGTAAGGCGGCGAAAAGAAGGAAGGTGTTTTTCACAGGTCATTTTGCTAAAGCTGTCTGATGTAAGGTGGTTGCTGGCCCGCCGCACAATCGTAAACAAATGCTTTTATTCTGATGTGCAGCAACAGCATCCGGCTGCGTGGCTATGCCGCCTCTCTTGTCGTTCACACACGGGCAGTTGCCGGATCTCGCCTGCTGCTGCTTGGTAGTATAAATATAAGAAGATATAGTGATACAAAGTGGGTGCGTGCTCGAAAAATTTAGCCTGCCCTGAGTTTGGAGTGAGTGCCGGAGGCAGTACCTGCTGCGGAAGCCTCCCCAGGCCAGGGCGGGCGTAAAAGGGGGCCTTGGATAACCCTAAGCTGAAAAGGATAGTACCCTTGCCTATGGAGCATCATGTATCTATCTGGCCGGTGTTGGTG includes:
- a CDS encoding sigma 54-interacting transcriptional regulator codes for the protein MNYREIPAEKLQQIKTLGQLKAAGYEPESVKQELRRNLIKKLQNKEEIFPGIWGYEETVIPDMQRAILSMHHVNLLGLRGQAKTRIARQMIDLLDEYIPVVQGSELNDDPLHPLSRFAKDMVQEHGDDTPIGWMHRSERYTEKLATPDVSVADLIGDADPIKAATLKLPYSDERVIHFGLIPRSHRGIFVINELPDLQARIQVALFNILQEGDIQIRGFKVRMPLDIQFVFTANPEDYTNRGSIVTPLKDRIDSQIITHYPKSIETGKKITQQEAKVKAGQGELVQTNDIIGDLIEQVAFEARESEYVDAKSGVSARLTISAYENLLSAAERRALLNGERQTYVRIADFLNTIPAVTGKVELVYEGEQEGAGHVAQVLMGKAIRTQFLHYFPDPDKAKKLKQGNPYKKITDWFGDGNAIDILNDAASGDYKKALQRVPGLAELVEKQQPDAKGDEKLFMMEFALHGLAEHSQLSKNRLSTGLQFKDLLSGMFTMPSFGDEEDEDY
- a CDS encoding nuclear transport factor 2 family protein, which codes for MDSENVKLVNQYFEHFNNHDWEKMADMYTETAEFKDPSLGPGIVRQTRAQTAQKYSELNGVFPDLQDRVVQLYPSGEKHVVVEFVSSGTAPDGSAFELPICTIFTVENGKITKDFTYYDNFEE